From Calothrix sp. PCC 6303, a single genomic window includes:
- a CDS encoding efflux RND transporter permease subunit, producing MSFNISAWSIKKPVPTIIIFAIMTAIGWLSFTTLGVDINPNIDVPTVSVTVTQAGAGPAELESQVTKKVEDAVASLGNIDELRSTVTDGVSTTVINFVLGTNTDRATNDVRNAIAQIRQNLPQEVNDPIVKRLEFSGGPIMTYAVTSDKRSVEELSNLVDQSISRSLLGVRGVAQISRLGGVDREIRINLDPQRLESVGITATQVNDQIRALNINLPGGRAEVGGTEQSIRTLGSAKSVEALRNYEIVLPQGGSIPLSSLGNIDDSFGDIRQSAKLNNKPVVAFEVLRSTGSVLVTVEEGVKAEVEELHKSLPADVKLEQIFTRATFVRQSYESTMEELIQASVLAVIVIMLFLRNWRATLITAVALPLSIIPTFAVQQALGYTLNNMTLLGLALAVGNLVDDAVVEIENMERHMEMGKTPRQAAFDSSDEVGLAVVASAATIVAVFLPVAFMGGVPGQFFQPFGVTVAVSTIFSTLVARMVTPMMGAYLLQGKQKKAGSRGEIPSLPKSSSKRRFRPYASLIKTALRHRLTTMAIALVFFVASLMLLPYIPTGLVDGGDVGISTVNIDLPPGSTLQDTEKVAAKATDLIRQNPVVESVLSTQNVNKATVVIKLKPREERKVSQLEYENQTRPLFEQIPGARISFASAGAVGGGKDLTILLQSEDPEALSKSANELEKQMRGIPGVVEVSSSASLVKPEILVIPDPKRAGDLGVTVNAIARTASLATIGDNDANLAKFNLPDRQIPIRIQIDPKTRTDINTIKNLRVPTQSGTTVPLIAVADIKIGSGPSTISRFDRLRQVSVEANLQGLSLGEAIASSQKLPILQNLPPAVRQRNSGDAKIMQDIFGRFGLALLLAVTCIYSILVLLYNNFLHPLTIMAALPFCLGGALLGLLIAQKAMGIYALIGIVLLLGIVTKNSILLVDYTIINMQEGMPQRAALIDACTSRLRPILMTSLATIAGIIPLALGIGAGAEVRQPMGVAIMGGFTTSTLLTLVVVPVLFTYVDGFQTWLINTFKYGFGKKPPTHRAHDSDGKLARHDAIGIPPEREKSAP from the coding sequence ATGTCATTTAACATCTCTGCCTGGTCGATTAAAAAACCCGTTCCCACCATCATCATTTTCGCCATCATGACAGCTATTGGTTGGTTGTCATTTACTACTTTGGGTGTCGATATTAACCCAAATATTGATGTTCCTACAGTTTCGGTGACAGTTACCCAAGCAGGTGCGGGTCCTGCGGAACTGGAATCCCAAGTGACGAAAAAAGTTGAGGATGCAGTTGCCAGTTTAGGCAACATTGATGAGTTGCGTTCCACTGTCACAGATGGTGTCTCCACCACTGTGATTAACTTCGTTTTGGGTACCAATACCGATCGTGCCACCAATGATGTGCGGAATGCGATCGCGCAAATTCGCCAGAACTTACCCCAAGAGGTTAATGACCCCATTGTGAAACGCTTGGAGTTTTCTGGTGGTCCAATTATGACCTATGCGGTGACATCTGATAAACGATCGGTTGAAGAACTAAGTAACTTAGTTGATCAAAGTATTAGCCGCAGTTTGTTAGGGGTGCGTGGTGTTGCCCAAATTAGCCGTCTTGGTGGTGTAGATCGAGAAATCCGAATTAATTTAGATCCTCAACGTTTGGAATCGGTAGGTATTACAGCAACCCAAGTCAACGATCAAATTCGCGCTCTAAATATCAATTTACCTGGTGGACGGGCTGAAGTTGGTGGTACCGAACAAAGTATCCGGACTTTGGGTAGTGCTAAAAGTGTAGAAGCACTGCGAAATTATGAAATTGTTCTGCCTCAAGGTGGTTCGATTCCCCTATCCAGTTTGGGCAATATCGATGATAGTTTTGGTGATATTCGCCAAAGTGCCAAACTGAATAATAAACCTGTGGTGGCATTCGAGGTGCTGCGGAGTACGGGTAGTGTATTGGTGACAGTGGAAGAAGGGGTAAAGGCAGAAGTAGAAGAACTGCATAAAAGCTTACCTGCGGATGTTAAATTAGAACAAATTTTTACCCGTGCGACTTTTGTAAGGCAATCTTACGAAAGCACAATGGAAGAATTAATTCAGGCTTCAGTCCTGGCTGTAATTGTAATTATGTTGTTTTTACGGAATTGGCGAGCAACATTAATTACGGCTGTCGCCTTACCATTGTCGATTATTCCCACCTTTGCGGTGCAACAAGCATTAGGTTATACCCTCAACAACATGACCCTATTAGGGTTAGCTTTAGCAGTGGGAAACCTGGTGGATGATGCCGTTGTGGAAATCGAGAACATGGAACGGCACATGGAGATGGGGAAAACACCTAGACAAGCTGCTTTTGACTCCTCCGATGAGGTAGGTTTGGCAGTGGTTGCCAGTGCCGCGACAATTGTGGCGGTATTTTTACCTGTAGCATTTATGGGTGGTGTTCCTGGTCAGTTTTTCCAACCCTTTGGTGTTACAGTTGCTGTTTCGACGATTTTCTCCACCTTGGTTGCACGGATGGTGACACCGATGATGGGAGCGTATTTACTACAGGGAAAACAGAAAAAAGCAGGGAGCAGGGGAGAAATACCATCGTTGCCGAAATCTTCCTCAAAGCGACGGTTTCGTCCCTATGCCTCGCTGATAAAAACGGCATTACGGCATCGTTTGACCACAATGGCGATCGCGCTTGTGTTTTTCGTGGCTAGTTTGATGTTACTTCCCTATATTCCCACAGGCTTAGTAGATGGGGGAGATGTGGGAATTTCCACTGTCAACATTGATCTTCCACCAGGTTCCACCCTTCAAGATACGGAAAAAGTTGCCGCTAAAGCCACCGATTTAATCCGGCAAAATCCCGTGGTGGAAAGTGTTCTCAGTACCCAAAACGTCAATAAAGCTACAGTCGTCATCAAACTCAAACCGCGAGAAGAAAGAAAAGTCTCCCAATTAGAATACGAAAACCAAACCCGTCCCCTATTTGAACAGATTCCTGGTGCTAGGATTAGCTTTGCCAGTGCGGGTGCAGTGGGGGGAGGAAAAGATTTGACTATCTTACTTCAAAGTGAAGATCCTGAAGCCCTCAGTAAATCAGCAAACGAATTAGAGAAACAAATGCGGGGTATTCCTGGTGTAGTGGAAGTATCATCCAGTGCCAGTTTAGTCAAACCAGAAATTTTGGTGATACCAGATCCAAAACGCGCTGGTGACTTGGGTGTCACCGTGAATGCGATCGCGCGCACCGCTTCACTGGCGACAATTGGTGATAACGATGCCAATTTAGCAAAATTCAACCTTCCTGACCGCCAAATTCCCATCCGCATCCAAATAGACCCCAAAACCCGCACAGACATCAATACCATCAAAAACCTCCGTGTCCCCACCCAAAGCGGTACCACGGTTCCTCTCATCGCCGTTGCTGACATCAAAATTGGTAGTGGACCCTCCACTATTAGCCGTTTCGATCGTCTCCGACAGGTTTCAGTAGAAGCCAACTTACAAGGACTTTCCCTCGGTGAAGCCATTGCCAGCAGCCAAAAACTGCCAATTCTGCAAAACTTACCACCCGCAGTCCGTCAACGTAACTCCGGGGATGCCAAAATTATGCAGGATATCTTCGGTCGTTTTGGTTTAGCACTACTTCTAGCAGTCACCTGTATCTACTCAATTTTGGTACTTTTATACAACAACTTCCTCCACCCCTTGACAATTATGGCAGCACTACCCTTCTGTTTGGGTGGAGCATTGCTAGGTTTACTAATTGCCCAAAAAGCCATGGGAATCTATGCCCTAATTGGCATTGTCTTGTTGTTGGGAATCGTCACCAAAAACTCGATTTTGTTGGTGGACTACACCATCATTAACATGCAAGAAGGGATGCCACAACGTGCCGCACTAATAGACGCTTGTACTTCCCGACTCAGACCAATTTTAATGACTTCCTTAGCCACAATCGCGGGTATTATTCCCCTCGCTTTAGGGATTGGCGCAGGTGCAGAAGTGCGGCAACCCATGGGTGTCGCCATCATGGGAGGCTTTACAACCTCCACCTTACTCACATTGGTAGTTGTACCCGTCCTATTTACCTACGTTGATGGTTTCCAAACTTGGTTAATTAACACTTTCAAATATGGCTTTGGTAAGAAACCCCCAACTCATCGGGCTCACGATAGCGATGGAAAGCTTGCGCGACATGATGCCATAGGAATTCCTCCAGAACGGGAAAAATCAGCACCCTAA